A genomic window from Longimicrobium sp. includes:
- a CDS encoding SufD family Fe-S cluster assembly protein produces GADLARADVQCRLRAPGSHVDMLGLYIADGTQHFDNQTLQDHLAPHASSNLLFKGALNDAGRSVFRGLIRVHPKAQRTDAYQTNRNLILSDKARADSLPNLEIQADDVRCSHAATVGQLDEEEVFYLLSRGIPKAEAVRLVVFGFFGEVLEQLPLEGVKQELLRVVERKLDASR; encoded by the coding sequence GGCGCCGACCTGGCCCGGGCGGACGTGCAGTGCCGGCTTCGCGCGCCGGGGAGCCACGTCGACATGCTCGGGCTGTACATCGCCGACGGCACGCAGCACTTCGACAACCAGACGCTGCAGGACCACCTGGCCCCGCACGCCAGCAGCAACCTGCTGTTCAAGGGCGCGCTGAACGACGCCGGCCGGTCGGTGTTCCGCGGGCTCATCCGCGTGCATCCCAAGGCGCAGCGGACCGACGCGTACCAGACCAACCGCAACCTGATCCTCAGCGACAAGGCGCGCGCCGACTCGCTCCCAAATCTGGAGATCCAGGCCGACGACGTGCGCTGCTCGCACGCCGCCACGGTGGGGCAGCTGGACGAGGAAGAGGTGTTCTACCTCCTTTCCCGCGGCATTCCCAAGGCCGAGGCCGTGCGCCTGGTGGTCTTCGGCTTCTTCGGCGAGGTGCTGGAGCAGCTGCCGCTGGAAGGCGTCAAGCAGGAGCTGCTGCGCGTGGTGGAGCGCAAGCTCGACGCGTCGCGCTGA
- a CDS encoding non-heme iron oxygenase ferredoxin subunit, translating to MAWIRAAALSELPAEGAVLGVEAGGRRVALALVEGEVYAFADNCTHRDFPLSLGEVDVETCTVTCEWHGAAFDIRTGDPACGPAFRPIAVFAAKVEGPDVMVDLP from the coding sequence TTGGCGTGGATCAGGGCCGCCGCCCTCTCGGAGCTTCCGGCCGAGGGGGCGGTGCTGGGAGTGGAGGCGGGGGGACGGCGGGTCGCGCTGGCGTTGGTGGAAGGTGAGGTGTACGCCTTCGCCGACAACTGCACGCACCGCGACTTTCCGCTCTCGCTCGGCGAGGTGGACGTGGAAACGTGCACCGTCACCTGCGAGTGGCACGGCGCCGCCTTCGACATCCGCACGGGCGACCCCGCCTGCGGCCCCGCCTTCCGTCCGATCGCGGTTTTCGCCGCCAAGGTGGAGGGCCCTGATGTGATGGTGGATCTACCCTGA
- a CDS encoding cysteine desulfurase, whose amino-acid sequence MMNNATLLEAPASPLDVKRIRDDFPILRETSNGKQIVYLDNAASTQKPTAVIDAIAEHYRHNNANVHRGIHELSNRASDAYDGARTRVAKLFGIADEAELIWTRGTTESLNLIAYSWGLANLKRGDEILLSELEHHSNLVPWQLVAQRTGAKLRFLRIDDQGRLDLEPLDQVLTERTKLVSLSHVSNALGTVNPVKEIAAKAHAVGALMVVDGAQSAPHLPVDVPSLGCDFYAFSGHKMCGPTGIGGLWGRREVLEAMPPFHGGGDMIEWVDLEQSTYAALPHRFEAGTPNIAGAVGLAAAADYLAGIGREAILAHERSLIAYAVERMGEIPDLRILGPSNLSERSGVVSFTLADVHPHDLATILDSEGVAIRAGHHCCQPLMKCLGVGSTARASFYLYNTPAEVDALVDALHKARGLFGY is encoded by the coding sequence ATGATGAACAACGCAACGCTGCTGGAAGCGCCGGCCTCACCGCTGGACGTGAAGCGCATCCGGGACGACTTCCCGATCCTGCGCGAAACGTCGAACGGCAAGCAGATCGTCTACCTGGACAACGCGGCGTCCACGCAGAAGCCCACCGCCGTCATCGACGCCATCGCGGAGCACTACCGGCACAACAACGCCAACGTGCACCGCGGCATCCACGAGCTATCCAATCGCGCCAGCGACGCGTACGACGGCGCGCGGACGCGCGTCGCCAAGCTGTTCGGCATCGCGGACGAGGCGGAGTTGATCTGGACGCGCGGCACCACCGAGTCGCTAAACCTGATCGCCTACTCCTGGGGCCTCGCCAACCTTAAGCGCGGCGACGAGATCCTGCTCTCCGAGTTGGAGCACCACTCCAACCTGGTACCCTGGCAGCTCGTCGCCCAGCGCACCGGCGCAAAGCTGCGCTTCCTGCGCATCGACGATCAGGGCCGGCTGGACCTGGAGCCGCTGGACCAGGTGCTCACGGAAAGAACCAAGCTCGTCTCCCTGTCCCACGTCTCCAACGCGCTGGGAACGGTCAACCCGGTCAAGGAGATCGCGGCCAAGGCGCACGCCGTCGGCGCGCTGATGGTGGTGGACGGCGCCCAGTCCGCCCCGCATCTTCCCGTGGACGTTCCTTCCCTTGGGTGCGACTTCTACGCGTTCAGCGGCCACAAGATGTGCGGGCCCACGGGGATCGGCGGGCTGTGGGGGCGGCGCGAGGTGCTGGAAGCCATGCCGCCCTTCCACGGCGGCGGCGACATGATCGAGTGGGTAGACCTGGAGCAATCCACCTACGCGGCCCTCCCCCACAGGTTCGAGGCGGGCACGCCCAACATTGCCGGCGCGGTGGGGCTGGCCGCCGCGGCCGACTACCTGGCGGGGATCGGGCGCGAGGCCATCCTGGCGCACGAGCGTTCGCTGATCGCCTACGCCGTGGAGCGGATGGGGGAGATCCCCGACCTGCGCATCCTGGGCCCAAGCAACCTGTCGGAGCGCTCCGGCGTCGTCTCGTTCACCCTGGCCGACGTGCATCCCCACGATCTGGCGACCATCCTGGACAGCGAGGGCGTGGCCATCCGTGCCGGCCACCACTGCTGCCAGCCGCTGATGAAGTGCCTGGGCGTGGGATCCACCGCGCGCGCCTCGTTCTACCTGTACAACACCCCCGCCGAGGTAGACGCGCTGGTGGACGCGCTCCACAAGGCGCGCGGCCTGTTCGGCTACTGA